One part of the Bicyclus anynana chromosome 8, ilBicAnyn1.1, whole genome shotgun sequence genome encodes these proteins:
- the LOC112042825 gene encoding uncharacterized protein LOC112042825 has translation MHFYYCFFALIFTVLKNSATDRNTELVYPECGLIRPSPSSIGLVFFVIINNTSNKTNYDIEVTPDECCLEIGDKVDCDSLQIIGGCKDHVSRGKTKLIKVVAPTLSQYNRKGNCAVYVDSKSGIGKNKRDAININFDTRSYNNKFYNYKDCKHEDDDPFNDCKPVNCDTRYNGVKPHFSRKAKRCVAVPPCVKEYDYEYDYPSVIYNPQTNQCIEESIVDGDLEHVKTFNKDCGNKRKHKDVLIINKFNPNKTSFLPNDILIDDIETTTIKKLKKTTINKLQALNLKAQHKSIINSYKDTDRIKSFLNKYFVDSYWTSITLVLVIVAQCLLICTMIYYLQQTCNCCKQKKNVRKFFNYRQDASVTTPLIHTSNIDTETTEFQHLSESSNNADQKVKCYKACQLEKTNAKKSMSDDILSKLLNGRDWKKNKSQAKTELDNVEETIKHFPESNQVHNVPKHVGKIINETKVILENEKDNNVMFKKQTTYVKEDNHTDNDRNDQGSEENISSEKEIQCHSYNRFHTDIAEYRAGLATNTGILKDDKSRKGTSNSSEKGAQAYFSNDSIDDFLSERGVIYLAGENMTKYTFSSGSNELRPSLTSSATSKTSKNFVKNVLSLLNKRSKQGPSSDPGQKKDIDLELLHMSRASVYSSTNGSDCVKNFKRKDSRTSY, from the exons ATGCATTTTTACTATTGCTTTTTCGCATTAatttttactgttttaaaaaaCTCAGCCACTGATAGGAATACAGAATTGGTTTACCCAGAATGTGGGCTCATAAGGCCGTCTCCATCATCAATTGGATTAGTATTCTTCGTGATAATTAACAACACTTCAAACAAAACCAATTACGATATCGAAGTAACACCGGATGAATGCTGCCTTGAAATAGGAGATAAGGTTGATTGTGACTCCTTGCAAATTATTGGAGGATGTAAAGATCATGTATCTAGAG gtaaaacaaagttaataaaagttGTCGCGCCCACTTTAAGCCAATATAATAGAAAAGGGAACTGTGCTGTATATGTTGATTCTAAATCAGGTattggaaaaaataaaagagaTGCAATAAACATCAACTTTGATACTAgatcttataataataaattctataaCTATAAGGATTGTAAACACGAAGATGACGATCCATTTAATGATTGTAAGCCAGTTAATTGTGACACAAGATATAATGGTGTTAAACCACATTTTAGCAGGAAAGCAAAGAGATGTGTTGCTGTACCACCGTGCGTGAAGGAATATGACTACGAGTATGATTATCCCAGTGTTATTTACAATCCGCAAACAAATCAGTGCATTGAAGAATCAATAGTAGATGGTGATTTAGAACATGTCAAAACATTCAATAAAGACTGTggtaacaaaagaaaacataaagacgtattaataataaacaaattcaatCCAAATAAAACATCGTTTTTGCCCAATGACATATTGATAGATGATATAGAAACAACTACAAtcaagaaactaaaaaaaacgacTATTAACAAACTACAAGCCTTAAATCTGAAGGCTCAacataaatcaataataaattCTTATAAAGATACTGATAGAATAAAATCgttcctaaataaatattttgtcgaTAGTTATTGGACTTCAATAACTCTTGTTCTAGTCATTGTAGCACAATGTTTATTGATTTGcacaatgatttattatttgcaaCAAACTTGCAACTgttgtaaacaaaagaaaaatgttcGAAAGTTTTTCAACTATCGGCAAGATGCATCTGTTACGACACCATTGATTCATACTAGCAATATAGATACTGAAACGACAGAATTTCAACATTTGTCCGAGTCTTCTAATAACGCTGACCAGAAAGTCAAATGTTACAAAGCGTGTCAGTTAGAAAAAACTAACGCAAAGAAAAGTATGTCTGATGATATACTATCTAAACTTTTGAATGGACGAGACTGGAAAAAGAATAAATCACAGGCTAAAACTGAACTTGATAATGTTGAAGAgacaataaaacattttcctGAAAGTAACCAAGTTCATAATGTACCCAAACATGtcggtaaaataattaatgagaccaaagtaattttagaaaatgaaaaagataacaatgttatgtttaaaaaacaaactacgTATGTAAAAGAAGATAATCACACAGATAACGATAGAAACGATCAAGGGAGTGAAGAAAATATATCATCGGAAAAAGAAATACAATGTCACAGTTACAATCGTTTCCATACAGATATTGCTGAGTACAGGGCTGGCTTAGCCACGAACACAGGTATTTTGAAAGACGATAAATCTAGAAAAGGTACTTCCAATTCATCTGAAAAGGGTGCGCAAGCGTACTTTTCAAACGATTCTATAGATGATTTTCTATCAGAAAGAGGCGTAATTTATTTGGCGGGTGAAAATATGACGAAATATACATTTTCCAGCGGTTCTAATGAATTAAGACCGTCGTTAACGTCTTCGGCAACAAGCAAGACTTCCAAAAATTTCGTCAAAAATGTCCTATCATTGTTGAACAAACGATCCAAGCAAGGGCCTTCGTCAGACCCAGGTCAGAAGAAAGATATTGATCTCGAGCTGCTTCACATGTCCAGAGCATCTGTTTATTCTTCCACCAATGGTTCGGACTGTGtgaaaaattttaaacgaaAAGATTCGAGAACTTCTTACTAA